CGCTGGACCGAGCTGGTGTACGACGGGCTGTGGTTCTCGCCGCTGAAGCGGGCACTGGACAGCTTCGTGGACGCCTCGCAGGAGCAGGTGTCCGGTGACATCCGGATGACGCTGCACGGTGGCCGGGCGGTCGTGAGCGGTCGCCGGAGTGCCGCCTCGCTCTACGACTTCAACCTCGCGACCTACGACGAGGGCGACGTGTTCGACCAGTCGCTGGCCCGCGGGTTCGTGGAGCTGTGGGGACTGCCCAGCAAGATCGCCGCCAAGCGTGACCTCGGGAAGTCCTGAGTCACCGCACCACGACGAGGAAGGAACTCCGTGATCGAGGAGCACCCGCCGGGCGAGCAGCCGACCCGGCTCTGGGGCGGCCGCTTCGCCGCCGGTCCTGCCCAGGCGCTGGCCGCCCTGTCGAGGTCGGTGCATTTCGACTGGCGGCTGGCACCGTTCGACCTCGCGCAGACCCGTGCCCACGCCCGGGTGCTGCGCCGGGCGGACCTGCTCAGCGATCCGGAGCTGGCCCGGGTCGAGGAGGCGATCGACGTGCTCGCCGCCGAGGTGGCGGCCGGCACGTTGACGCCGCAGCCTGACGACGAGGACGTCCACACCGCGATCGAACGCGAGCTGCTGGGCCGGCTCGGCCCGCTCGGGGGCAAGCTGCGGGCCGGCCGGAGCCGCAACGACCAGGTGGCGACGGACTTCCGGCTGTACCTCCGCGCGCAGGCGCGGGTCCTGGTCGCCCTGGTGACCGACCTGCAGGAGGCGCTACTGGAGCAGGCCGAGCAGCACGTCGCCTCGCCGGCGCCCGGCTTCACCCATCTCCAGCACGCGCAGCCGGTCGCCTTCGGGCACGAGCTCGCCAAACACGTGCACGCACTGGCTCGTGACGTCGAGCGGTTGCGTGACTGGGACGACCGGGCCGCCACCTCACCGCTGGGCGCCGGCGCGCTCGCCGGCTCCTCACTGCCGCTCGACCCGGAGGCCGCCGCCGCCGACCTCGGGTTCCTCCGGGCGTCGGAAAACTCCCTGGACGCGGTGTCCGACCGCGACTTCGTGGCGGAGTTCCTCTTCTGCACGGCGATGCTCGGCGTCCACCTGTCCCGGCTGGGCGAGGAGTACTGCCTGTGGGCGTCCACCGAGTTCGGCTGGGTCCGGCTCGACGACGCGTTCGCGACCGGTTCGTCGATCATGCCGCAGAAGAAGAACCCCGACGCGGCGGAACTCGTCCGCGGCAAGTCCGGCCGGCTGATCGGTCACCTGACCGGAATGCTCGCCACGTTGAAGGGCATGCCGTTCGCCTACAACCGCGACCTGCAGGAGGACAAGGAGCCGGTCTTCGACGCGGTGGACCAACTCGTTCTCGTTCTGCCCGCGATCACCGGCATGGTCGCGACCAGTACGTTCGACACCGAGCGGATGGCGGCGGCCGCTCCACTGGGCTTCGCGCTTGCCACCGACGTGGCGGAGTGGCTGGTACGCCAGGGCGTGGCGTTTCGTGACGCCCACGAGATCGCCGGTGCCTGCGTGCAGGCGTGCGAGCGCCGCGGTGTCGACCTGCCCGACCTCGGCGACGACGAGCTGGCGGCGATCTCGGCCCATCTCACACCGCAGGTCCGCACGGTGCTGAGCGTCCAGGGCGCGCTGGACGCGCGCTCCGCACTCGGCGGCACGGCGCCGGCTCGGGTGCGCGACCAGCTGTCCCGGCTCCGGCCGCGAACGGAAGAGGCTCGGGAGTGGGCACGCGGGGGATGACCGACGACCTGCGCGTGCTGCTCACCCAGCCCGTGCTCGAGGTGGCGCCGGCCCTGCTCGGCCGGGTGGTCGAACACCGGACCGCCGACGGGCTGGTCGCCGTCCGGCTGACGGAGGTGGAGGCCTACGACGGTTCGAACGACCCCGGCTCGCACGCCTACCGTGGCCGAACCGCACGTAACGCGGTGATGTTCGGCCCGCCGGGCCACCTCTACGTCTACTTCACGTACGGCATGCACTGGTGCATCAACCTCGTGTGCGGGCCCGACGGACAGGCCAGTGCGGTCCTGCTCCGAGCCGGTGAGGTGATCGCGGGGGAGGAACTCGCCAGGTCCCGACGGCCCGCGGCACGGTCGGCGCGCGATCTGGCCCGCGGGCCGGCTCGACTTGCCCAGGCGCTCGGTGTGGACCGCGCGGGGAACGGCCTGGACATCTTCGCCCCGTCCTCGCCCGTACGCCTCGGACCCGGCGAGCAGACCGCCGGGACGAGCATCCGCCGCGGCCCCCGGGTGGGGTTGGCGGCCGCCGCGGACCGGCCGTGGCGGTTCTGGGTGGACGGCGAGCCCACCGTCTCCGCCTACCGCCCACATGCTCCCAAGCGGCGCAGGAGCGTCGCGGAGCCACCCGGCTCCACCACCATCGCACCCGGCTCAGGCACTCTTGGAGTCGACGCAGCCACCACCGAACCATCGATCCGACCGAGGAAGGAACCACGGTGACCGGTCCCGGGGACAACACAGAGCAGCCGGAGCAGTCGACGCCGCCGGCGCAGTCGGTGCTGGACGACCTGCGCTGGCGTGGCCTGCTCGCGGAGTCGACCGACGAGGATGCGCTCCGCGCCGCGCTCGCGGAGGGACCCGTCACCTATTACGTCGGTTTCGACCCGACCGCGCCGAGCCTGCACCACGGCAACCTCGTCCAGCTGGTGACGGCCCGGCGGCTGCAACAGGCCGGCCACACGCCGCTGCTCCTGATCGGCGGGTCGACCGGCCTGATCGGTGATCCCAAACCTGACGCCGAGCGCACCCTGAACGACCCGGAGACGGTGGCCGGGTGGGTCGAACGCCTGAAAGGGCAGGTCACGCCGTTCGTCGACTTCGACGGTCCGAACGCCGCGCAGATCGTGAACAACCTCGACTGGACGGCGCCGGTCAGCGTTCTGGAGTTCCTCCGGGACATCGGCCGGCACTTCCGGGTCAACAAGATGATCCAGAAGGAGGTCGTGAAGGCGCGGTTGGACACCGAGCAGGGGATCGGCTACGCCGAGTTCAGCTACCAGATCCTGCAGGCGTTCGACTACCTCGAGCTGTACCGCCGGTACGGCTGCACCCTGCAGACCGG
This Actinopolymorpha cephalotaxi DNA region includes the following protein-coding sequences:
- the argH gene encoding argininosuccinate lyase, translating into MIEEHPPGEQPTRLWGGRFAAGPAQALAALSRSVHFDWRLAPFDLAQTRAHARVLRRADLLSDPELARVEEAIDVLAAEVAAGTLTPQPDDEDVHTAIERELLGRLGPLGGKLRAGRSRNDQVATDFRLYLRAQARVLVALVTDLQEALLEQAEQHVASPAPGFTHLQHAQPVAFGHELAKHVHALARDVERLRDWDDRAATSPLGAGALAGSSLPLDPEAAAADLGFLRASENSLDAVSDRDFVAEFLFCTAMLGVHLSRLGEEYCLWASTEFGWVRLDDAFATGSSIMPQKKNPDAAELVRGKSGRLIGHLTGMLATLKGMPFAYNRDLQEDKEPVFDAVDQLVLVLPAITGMVATSTFDTERMAAAAPLGFALATDVAEWLVRQGVAFRDAHEIAGACVQACERRGVDLPDLGDDELAAISAHLTPQVRTVLSVQGALDARSALGGTAPARVRDQLSRLRPRTEEAREWARGG
- a CDS encoding DNA-3-methyladenine glycosylase codes for the protein MTDDLRVLLTQPVLEVAPALLGRVVEHRTADGLVAVRLTEVEAYDGSNDPGSHAYRGRTARNAVMFGPPGHLYVYFTYGMHWCINLVCGPDGQASAVLLRAGEVIAGEELARSRRPAARSARDLARGPARLAQALGVDRAGNGLDIFAPSSPVRLGPGEQTAGTSIRRGPRVGLAAAADRPWRFWVDGEPTVSAYRPHAPKRRRSVAEPPGSTTIAPGSGTLGVDAATTEPSIRPRKEPR